In Saprospiraceae bacterium, a genomic segment contains:
- a CDS encoding sensor histidine kinase has product MDTVVSIGMIINELVTNSMKYAFVKSRYGIVTVSLKELGQMLQLKVEDNGIGLPESFNIQSSQSFGYKMIRAFVQKLKAVISINREHGTSVCIEFNKR; this is encoded by the coding sequence ATGGATACTGTTGTTTCAATTGGAATGATCATCAACGAGTTGGTAACCAATTCTATGAAATATGCGTTTGTAAAGAGTCGCTATGGAATTGTAACCGTCAGTTTAAAAGAGCTCGGCCAAATGCTGCAACTAAAAGTGGAAGACAATGGAATTGGATTACCCGAATCATTCAACATTCAATCTTCTCAAAGTTTTGGTTATAAGATGATTCGGGCATTTGTCCAAAAACTAAAAGCGGTTATTTCAATCAATCGGGAACACGGAACGAGTGTTTGTATCGAATTTAATAAACGATGA
- a CDS encoding response regulator transcription factor, whose product MNTMNEFNYKVRVLIVEDEPLIAENIAMYLNNHDYEVAGIAYDYEDGILKLENEKPDIVLLDINLDGKLDGIDLGKYIHEKIMIPFVFLSSYSDKNTLERATKVQPSGYLVKPFHEKSLLTTLEISLANFAIHTNQNLEELNFQKINTGLASPLSQREFEVMQLIYAGKTNQQIAQDLFISVNTLKRHINNSYMRLEVNFRTSAIKKLRELMCIK is encoded by the coding sequence ATGAATACCATGAATGAGTTCAACTATAAAGTTCGCGTACTCATAGTAGAGGACGAACCGCTCATTGCAGAAAACATTGCCATGTATCTCAATAATCATGATTATGAAGTTGCTGGAATTGCCTATGATTATGAAGATGGAATTTTGAAACTGGAGAACGAAAAACCTGATATTGTTTTGCTTGATATTAATCTGGATGGAAAATTGGATGGAATAGATTTAGGAAAGTACATTCACGAAAAAATTATGATTCCTTTTGTTTTTTTGAGCTCTTATTCAGATAAAAATACATTGGAAAGAGCCACGAAAGTTCAACCTTCAGGTTACCTGGTGAAACCATTTCATGAGAAATCACTATTGACGACCCTTGAAATTTCTTTAGCAAATTTTGCAATTCATACGAACCAGAATTTGGAGGAATTGAATTTCCAAAAAATCAATACAGGATTGGCAAGTCCATTATCACAGCGCGAATTTGAAGTCATGCAATTGATATATGCAGGCAAAACCAATCAACAGATTGCCCAAGATTTATTTATTTCTGTAAACACGCTGAAAAGACATATTAATAATTCTTATATGCGTTTAGAAGTGAATTTCAGGACTTCAGCTATAAAAAAATTGAGAGAATTGATGTGTATAAAATAA
- a CDS encoding T9SS type A sorting domain-containing protein translates to MKRIFTITLFLFTLFQLYSQRRYDVRFPLDGHMRECIVVQPSTPPPPGGYPIVYMLHGTSGDGEKFYNISGWKELGEEENFITVFPSSLSWCFVEDGIEKHNTRWINGSVTENPCSGAPQNYVDDVKFLKLLAKLISDSLPVNRSMIFACGFSNGCSMIHKLAVDAGDVFAALAGCSSVLAQSDSARPIVRVPLWTLVGSLDDRFIVPPFTELPFGNDSILGYLKDPIRRTLGCQGLEESFVKTETDSLHTYQFLVNKTGEVAAPYIFTLAKGMTHEFPNGSNYFFNGPRRFWEFFKRSITVEAEDYDSLKSIINIYPNPSNQLLNISAASELEDFDWKIFNVQGSLIKSGRHLKGTQLQINKSDCGSGLFLFQLISDQYKSTQKFYFH, encoded by the coding sequence ATGAAAAGAATTTTTACCATTACTTTATTCCTATTTACCCTATTTCAATTATACAGTCAACGTCGCTATGATGTGCGATTCCCACTGGATGGACATATGCGCGAATGTATTGTAGTTCAACCCAGCACACCCCCTCCGCCTGGCGGGTATCCCATCGTATATATGCTACATGGTACCAGTGGAGACGGTGAAAAATTCTATAATATTTCAGGATGGAAAGAATTGGGTGAAGAAGAAAATTTTATCACTGTTTTTCCATCATCCCTGAGTTGGTGTTTTGTTGAAGACGGCATTGAAAAACACAATACGCGTTGGATCAATGGAAGTGTCACTGAAAATCCTTGCTCAGGTGCGCCACAGAATTATGTAGATGACGTTAAATTTTTAAAGTTATTGGCAAAGCTTATTTCCGACAGTTTACCTGTGAACCGGTCTATGATTTTTGCTTGTGGTTTCTCCAATGGCTGTTCGATGATCCATAAGCTTGCTGTAGATGCCGGAGATGTTTTTGCTGCATTAGCCGGTTGTAGCTCCGTTTTAGCGCAATCTGATTCCGCTCGTCCGATTGTGCGAGTTCCGCTTTGGACCTTGGTGGGTAGTTTGGATGATCGTTTTATTGTACCACCTTTTACAGAATTGCCTTTTGGCAATGATTCCATATTAGGATATTTAAAAGATCCCATCCGCCGAACGCTTGGATGTCAGGGACTCGAAGAATCATTTGTAAAAACAGAAACAGATAGTCTTCATACTTATCAATTTCTGGTCAATAAAACCGGAGAAGTGGCAGCACCCTATATATTCACACTTGCGAAAGGAATGACACATGAATTTCCAAATGGTAGCAATTATTTTTTTAACGGGCCACGAAGATTTTGGGAATTTTTTAAAAGGTCTATAACAGTAGAAGCTGAAGATTATGATTCATTAAAATCCATAATCAATATTTATCCAAATCCATCGAACCAGCTGTTGAATATTTCAGCAGCATCAGAACTTGAAGATTTTGATTGGAAAATATTTAATGTTCAGGGAAGCCTCATAAAGAGTGGACGTCATTTAAAGGGAACACAGCTTCAAATAAACAAATCTGATTGCGGGAGTGGCTTATTCCTGTTTCAATTGATCAGCGATCAATACAAGTCAACGCAAAAATTTTACTTCCATTAA
- a CDS encoding T9SS type A sorting domain-containing protein, translating to MADDCSQVPLICGLATLNNNSNCALVPYANYTGDNCNNVCYSPQNQVHYAFTTNGTALTITLTYTNCDGGYQGNNGIQMILTSECCSGNLNLCTTGTYPGPGVYSIHLNLSYPTACKIYYLHIDGLQGTYCDYFLTVDGGAPNAPLELNRINNISGNSIDLKRGACSQKFTVQPKLEPCEGYYEWTLDGVILNDHDREVFLDFPNEGDFELCVHGYVGLPNLNCGESNTTCTMIQVRQEHRSGPTRVLCNEEKGYKWHKLSINASGFYTQEFKEFCLVYDSTLEFIILDKPQSAFINYVSCSKSDPYYDPVQKQNYFTCTVNKKIVIPKSTEFYACDSSYLLNVVFVDLQNKMHLRCRNGQVFMVPEITNFTDTCKVAIETSLAYIWYEKVNSELRFLSNDRELVINKRGNYQLQVVVNYKLGGELGICNFQFEENIDEDAYLMNPLMGSLLGKNEVCKGELICYQIDDIVQNPYSFNWTVDQGVIESPNPNQSDSICVRWDKNSLQSSGKVCVNYSDSCATSLQACLEVLFGKSQQDVAGPNQEVKGVLGTKLKGSGKKGLWTYAGGPSPVIFTDPTDPFTKVRVSRFGSYQFKWTTMDADCEIYGFVTVNFYIEFPQLEGEYLPPYKGFGEAGKSVPAIQTNYINQQLTFQGILEGVVKLDYQIINLQGQVLFNGELPVHETNLSESINLSLSPGFYYVIMTNGAASILSKFIVL from the coding sequence ATGGCGGACGATTGTAGTCAGGTACCTCTGATTTGTGGTCTGGCGACTTTGAATAATAATTCTAACTGTGCATTGGTGCCATACGCCAATTATACAGGAGATAATTGCAATAATGTATGTTATTCGCCACAAAATCAAGTGCATTATGCATTTACCACAAATGGCACGGCATTGACCATTACATTGACCTATACAAATTGTGATGGAGGATATCAGGGTAACAATGGAATTCAAATGATTTTAACCAGCGAATGCTGTTCCGGAAATTTGAATTTATGCACGACCGGTACTTATCCGGGTCCTGGGGTATATTCTATACATTTAAATTTAAGCTATCCTACAGCATGTAAAATATATTATCTGCACATCGATGGGCTTCAAGGCACTTATTGTGATTATTTTCTTACGGTTGATGGCGGTGCTCCCAATGCGCCTTTAGAACTCAATAGAATAAATAATATATCGGGGAATAGTATTGATTTAAAGCGTGGAGCCTGCAGTCAAAAATTTACGGTGCAACCAAAGCTTGAACCTTGCGAAGGATATTATGAATGGACCCTTGATGGAGTGATTTTAAACGACCATGATCGGGAAGTATTTTTAGATTTTCCAAATGAAGGAGATTTTGAACTTTGTGTGCATGGATATGTAGGATTGCCCAATTTAAATTGTGGAGAATCCAATACAACTTGTACGATGATTCAAGTGAGACAAGAGCACAGGTCCGGCCCTACAAGGGTATTGTGTAATGAAGAAAAGGGATATAAATGGCATAAACTCAGCATCAACGCGAGTGGATTTTATACTCAAGAGTTTAAGGAATTTTGTTTGGTTTATGATAGTACACTGGAGTTTATTATTTTAGACAAACCTCAATCAGCATTCATAAACTATGTTTCCTGTTCGAAAAGTGATCCCTATTACGACCCGGTCCAGAAGCAAAATTATTTTACCTGTACCGTTAACAAAAAAATTGTCATTCCAAAATCTACCGAATTCTATGCTTGCGATAGCAGTTATTTGCTGAACGTAGTATTTGTCGATTTGCAGAACAAGATGCATTTGCGATGCAGAAATGGGCAAGTATTTATGGTTCCGGAAATTACCAACTTTACCGATACATGTAAGGTTGCTATTGAAACCAGCCTAGCTTATATTTGGTACGAAAAAGTAAATAGCGAATTGCGGTTTTTATCGAACGACAGAGAATTAGTCATTAACAAAAGAGGAAATTATCAACTGCAAGTGGTAGTAAATTATAAACTAGGAGGAGAATTGGGAATCTGCAATTTTCAATTTGAAGAAAACATTGATGAAGATGCTTACTTGATGAATCCGCTCATGGGAAGCCTTTTAGGTAAGAATGAAGTATGCAAGGGTGAATTGATTTGTTATCAGATTGACGATATTGTGCAAAATCCTTATTCTTTTAATTGGACAGTTGATCAGGGAGTGATCGAAAGCCCCAATCCTAATCAATCAGATAGCATCTGTGTACGATGGGATAAAAACAGTTTGCAATCTTCTGGAAAAGTTTGCGTGAATTATTCTGATTCATGTGCTACCAGCTTGCAAGCTTGTTTGGAAGTATTATTTGGAAAATCTCAGCAGGATGTTGCCGGACCCAACCAGGAAGTCAAAGGAGTACTGGGCACAAAATTGAAAGGATCTGGGAAAAAGGGACTTTGGACTTATGCTGGCGGACCGAGTCCGGTGATTTTTACTGACCCGACAGATCCATTTACAAAAGTTCGTGTTTCGAGATTTGGAAGTTATCAATTTAAATGGACAACGATGGATGCCGACTGTGAGATTTATGGTTTTGTAACTGTAAATTTTTATATAGAATTTCCACAATTGGAAGGGGAGTACTTACCACCTTATAAAGGATTTGGAGAAGCGGGCAAAAGCGTGCCGGCCATTCAAACAAATTATATCAACCAACAGCTCACTTTTCAAGGGATCCTAGAGGGTGTTGTGAAGTTAGATTATCAAATAATAAATTTACAAGGACAAGTGTTGTTTAATGGTGAATTACCCGTTCATGAAACCAACTTAAGTGAAAGTATAAACCTTTCATTAAGTCCGGGATTCTATTATGTCATTATGACAAATGGAGCAGCTTCAATTTTATCTAAATTTATTGTTTTATAA